From the Diospyros lotus cultivar Yz01 chromosome 13, ASM1463336v1, whole genome shotgun sequence genome, one window contains:
- the LOC127788993 gene encoding probable serine/threonine-protein kinase PBL8 isoform X1, translating to MRLFAARTPTNNSSTAVVAPPSPPATACERMGNCGTREESAAVVSHAHQQVQQLHMLSPLPGKNVASEKEKDKERKHGRSISDLSDPSATPRIFDDSSKNALLYTNVIAFTLFELETITKSFRSDYVLGEGGFGTVYKGYIDENVRVGLKSLPVAVKVLNKEGLQGHREWLTEVNFLGQLRHPNLVKLIGYCCEDEHRLLVYEFMFRGSLENHLFRKATVPLTWSKRMMIALGAAKGLAFLHNAQRPVIYRDFKTSNILLDSDYTAKLSDFGLAKAGPQGDETHVSTRVMGTYGYAAPEYVMTGHLTARSDVYSFGVVLLELLTGRRSVDRTRPSKEQSLVDWARPKLNDKRKLLQIIDPRLENQYSVRAAQKACSLAYYCLSQNPKARPLMSDVVETLEPLQSSSISPNEVSSSSLTFGGGTFAPGRTPDYRIQGRFAGNVGARAGCRSPNPNCSPGGPAACRVR from the exons ATGAGACTGTTCGCCGCTAGGACGCCAACGAATAATTCAAGCACCGCCGTCGTAGCACCGCCATCGCCACCAGCCACCGCTTGCGAGAGGATGGGGAACTGTGGGACTAGGGAGGAATCTGCTGCTGTTGTCTCCCATGCTCATCAACAAG TTCAGCAGCTCCACATGTTATCGCCGTTACCTGGTAAGAATGTTGCTTcggagaaggagaaggataaggaaaGGAAGCACGGGCGCTCCATTTCAGATCTGAGCGATCCTTCGGCCACTCCTCGTATCTTTGACGACTCCAGCAAGAACGCACTGCTCTACACCAATGTCATCGCTTTTACCCTCTTCGAGCTCGAGACCATTACAAAGAGCTTCCGCTCTGATTACGTTCTCGGCGAGGGAGGTTTTGGAACCGTCTACAAGGGTTACATTGACGAGAATGTCAGGGTTGGCCTCAAATCTCTCCCCGTTGCTGTCAAGGTCCTCAACAAGGAGGGCCTTCAGGGCCACAGAGAATGGCTT ACGGAGGTCAACTTCCTTGGGCAGTTGAGACACCCTAACCTGGTGAAATTAATTGGGTATTGCTGCGAGGATGAGCACAGACTACTTGTTTATGAGTTCATGTTTCGAGGAAGCCTTGAGAACCATTTGTTCCGAA AAGCAACAGTTCCATTAACTTGGTCTAAAAGAATGATGATTGCCCTTGGCGCAGCAAAAGGACTTGCTTTCCTTCACAATGCTCAAAGGCCTGTTATATACAGGGACTTCAAGACCTCTAATATATTATTGGACTCT GATTACACAGCCAAGCTTTCTGATTTCGGGCTTGCAAAAGCTGGCCCACAAGGTGACGAGACCCATGTTTCTACTCGAGTAATGGGCACCTATGGTTATGCTGCCCCTGAATATGTGATGACTG GACACCTAACTGCCAGGAGTGATGTGTACAGCTTTGGAGTTGTTCTTCTAGAGCTGTTGACAGGAAGGAGATCTGTTGACAGGACCAGGCCGAGCAAGGAGCAGAGCTTGGTGGACTGGGCTCGGCCAAAACTGAACGACAAGAGAAAGTTGTTGCAAATAATAGATCCCAGATTAGAGAACCAGTACTCAGTGAGGGCTGCACAGAAGGCATGCAGCTTGGCATACTACTGCCTGAGCCAAAACCCGAAAGCAAGGCCTTTAATGAGTGATGTTGTTGAGACTTTAGAGCCTCTACAAAGCAGCAGCATCAGTCCAAATGAAGTCTCATCATCTTCGTTGACCTTTGGTGGTGGTACATTTGCCCCGGGAAGGACCCCAGACTACAGAATACAAGGTAGATTTGCTGGCAATGTTGGTGCCAGGGCTGGCTGTCGCTCTCCGAACCCCAACTGTTCCCCGGGGGGTCCTGCAGCATGCCGGGTGAGATGA
- the LOC127788993 gene encoding probable serine/threonine-protein kinase PBL8 isoform X2, whose translation MRLFAARTPTNNSSTAVVAPPSPPATACERMGNCGTREESAAVVSHAHQQVQQLHMLSPLPGKNVASEKEKDKERKHGRSISDLSDPSATPRIFDDSSKNALLYTNVIAFTLFELETITKSFRSDYVLGEGGFGTVYKGYIDENVRVGLKSLPVAVKVLNKEGLQGHREWLTEVNFLGQLRHPNLVKLIGYCCEDEHRLLVYEFMFRGSLENHLFRTKGLAFLHNAQRPVIYRDFKTSNILLDSDYTAKLSDFGLAKAGPQGDETHVSTRVMGTYGYAAPEYVMTGHLTARSDVYSFGVVLLELLTGRRSVDRTRPSKEQSLVDWARPKLNDKRKLLQIIDPRLENQYSVRAAQKACSLAYYCLSQNPKARPLMSDVVETLEPLQSSSISPNEVSSSSLTFGGGTFAPGRTPDYRIQGRFAGNVGARAGCRSPNPNCSPGGPAACRVR comes from the exons ATGAGACTGTTCGCCGCTAGGACGCCAACGAATAATTCAAGCACCGCCGTCGTAGCACCGCCATCGCCACCAGCCACCGCTTGCGAGAGGATGGGGAACTGTGGGACTAGGGAGGAATCTGCTGCTGTTGTCTCCCATGCTCATCAACAAG TTCAGCAGCTCCACATGTTATCGCCGTTACCTGGTAAGAATGTTGCTTcggagaaggagaaggataaggaaaGGAAGCACGGGCGCTCCATTTCAGATCTGAGCGATCCTTCGGCCACTCCTCGTATCTTTGACGACTCCAGCAAGAACGCACTGCTCTACACCAATGTCATCGCTTTTACCCTCTTCGAGCTCGAGACCATTACAAAGAGCTTCCGCTCTGATTACGTTCTCGGCGAGGGAGGTTTTGGAACCGTCTACAAGGGTTACATTGACGAGAATGTCAGGGTTGGCCTCAAATCTCTCCCCGTTGCTGTCAAGGTCCTCAACAAGGAGGGCCTTCAGGGCCACAGAGAATGGCTT ACGGAGGTCAACTTCCTTGGGCAGTTGAGACACCCTAACCTGGTGAAATTAATTGGGTATTGCTGCGAGGATGAGCACAGACTACTTGTTTATGAGTTCATGTTTCGAGGAAGCCTTGAGAACCATTTGTTCCGAA CAAAAGGACTTGCTTTCCTTCACAATGCTCAAAGGCCTGTTATATACAGGGACTTCAAGACCTCTAATATATTATTGGACTCT GATTACACAGCCAAGCTTTCTGATTTCGGGCTTGCAAAAGCTGGCCCACAAGGTGACGAGACCCATGTTTCTACTCGAGTAATGGGCACCTATGGTTATGCTGCCCCTGAATATGTGATGACTG GACACCTAACTGCCAGGAGTGATGTGTACAGCTTTGGAGTTGTTCTTCTAGAGCTGTTGACAGGAAGGAGATCTGTTGACAGGACCAGGCCGAGCAAGGAGCAGAGCTTGGTGGACTGGGCTCGGCCAAAACTGAACGACAAGAGAAAGTTGTTGCAAATAATAGATCCCAGATTAGAGAACCAGTACTCAGTGAGGGCTGCACAGAAGGCATGCAGCTTGGCATACTACTGCCTGAGCCAAAACCCGAAAGCAAGGCCTTTAATGAGTGATGTTGTTGAGACTTTAGAGCCTCTACAAAGCAGCAGCATCAGTCCAAATGAAGTCTCATCATCTTCGTTGACCTTTGGTGGTGGTACATTTGCCCCGGGAAGGACCCCAGACTACAGAATACAAGGTAGATTTGCTGGCAATGTTGGTGCCAGGGCTGGCTGTCGCTCTCCGAACCCCAACTGTTCCCCGGGGGGTCCTGCAGCATGCCGGGTGAGATGA